A part of Micromonospora chersina genomic DNA contains:
- the ileS gene encoding isoleucine--tRNA ligase, with protein sequence MAYPLHDPTAGGVPASPDLPAVERRVLEHWTADKTFEASVEARPAGQDGKNEYVFYDGPPFANGLPHYGHLFTGYVKDVVPRYQTMRGRHVERRFGWDCHGLPAEVVAEKQLGITTKAEILDLGVARFNEACRTSVLEFTQDWERYVTRQARWVDFANDYKTLDLDYMESVMWAFRTLHDKGLVYEGFRVLAYCWRCETPLSNTETRMDDVYKDRHDPTLTVWFELTADESAPEPVRGPVRLGVWTTTPWTLPSNLALAVGPDIEYAVLERDGQRFVVGAARLGAYAKELEGYEQVGTVYGRDLVGRRYTPLYDFLVEHAGENAYQVLGAEFVTTEDGTGIVHLAPAFGEDDQNTCNAAGIPTVVTVDDHTRFTGLVPPYQGEQVFDVNKPVIRELKERGVVLRQDTYTHSYPHCWRCDTPLVYKAVSSWFVAVTRFKDRMVELNQQINWTPGHIKDGSFGKWLANARDWSISRNRFWGSPIPVWKSDDPNYPRVDVYGSLDELERDFGVRLTDLHRPAVDDLVRPNPDDPTGKSMMRRVPEVLDCWFESGSMPFAQVHYPFENREWFEHHYPGDFIVEYIGQTRGWFYTMHVLATALFDRPAFRNCLSHGILLGSDGRKMSKSLRNYPDVYHVFDSYGSDAMRWMLMSSPVLRGGDMAVTETLIRDAVRQVLLPLWNVWYFFSLYANADGYTAKRRTDSTHLLDRYVLAKTNELVSTVQGQFDAYDISGACATVRSYLDALTNWYVRRSRDRFWAGDADAFDTLWTVLETLCRVVAPLAPLTAEEIWRGLTGERSVHLTDWPSAEEFPADHDLVAAMDNVRAVASAALSLRKAKGLRVRLPLSKLTVASPVAAQLRPFADLVADEVNVKAVEITDEVSAYCQQVLTVVPRALGPRVGKSVQQVIKAVKAGEWELVDGAPVAAGITLAEGEYELRLVAADAEHSAPLPGGEGVVVLDTEVTPELAAEGLARDVVRVVQQARRDADLDVSDRIVVAVSASEEVRAAVAAYTDFVAREVLADTVDFAEGVDGFAGEVGEGERVTVAVRRV encoded by the coding sequence CGTCAAGGACGTGGTGCCGCGCTACCAGACCATGCGCGGCCGGCACGTCGAGCGCCGGTTCGGCTGGGACTGCCACGGCCTGCCCGCCGAGGTGGTGGCCGAGAAGCAGCTCGGCATCACCACCAAGGCGGAGATCCTCGACCTCGGCGTGGCCCGGTTCAACGAGGCCTGCCGCACCTCGGTGCTGGAGTTCACCCAGGACTGGGAGCGGTACGTCACCCGGCAGGCCCGCTGGGTCGACTTCGCCAACGACTACAAGACGCTCGACCTGGACTACATGGAAAGCGTCATGTGGGCCTTCCGGACCCTGCACGACAAGGGCCTGGTCTACGAGGGCTTCCGGGTGCTGGCGTACTGCTGGCGGTGCGAGACCCCGCTGTCGAACACCGAGACCCGGATGGACGACGTCTACAAGGACCGGCACGACCCCACGCTGACCGTGTGGTTCGAGCTGACCGCGGACGAGTCGGCCCCCGAGCCGGTGCGCGGCCCGGTGCGGCTCGGCGTCTGGACCACCACGCCGTGGACGCTGCCGTCGAACCTGGCGCTCGCCGTCGGCCCCGACATCGAGTACGCCGTGCTGGAGCGCGACGGGCAGCGGTTCGTGGTCGGCGCGGCGCGGCTGGGCGCGTACGCCAAGGAACTGGAGGGCTACGAGCAGGTCGGCACCGTGTACGGTCGCGACCTGGTCGGGCGCCGCTACACCCCGCTCTACGACTTCCTCGTCGAGCACGCCGGCGAGAACGCCTACCAGGTGCTCGGCGCGGAGTTCGTCACCACCGAGGACGGCACGGGGATCGTCCACCTGGCCCCGGCCTTCGGTGAGGACGACCAGAACACCTGCAACGCGGCCGGCATCCCGACCGTCGTGACGGTCGACGACCACACCCGGTTCACCGGGCTGGTCCCGCCGTACCAGGGCGAGCAGGTCTTCGACGTGAACAAGCCGGTGATCCGGGAGCTGAAGGAGCGGGGGGTGGTGCTGCGGCAGGACACCTACACCCACTCCTACCCGCACTGCTGGCGCTGCGACACGCCGCTGGTCTACAAGGCGGTCTCCTCCTGGTTCGTGGCGGTCACCCGGTTCAAGGACCGGATGGTCGAGCTGAACCAGCAGATCAACTGGACGCCGGGGCACATCAAGGACGGCTCGTTCGGCAAGTGGCTGGCCAACGCCCGGGACTGGTCGATCAGCCGGAACCGGTTCTGGGGCTCGCCGATCCCGGTGTGGAAGTCCGACGACCCGAACTACCCGCGGGTCGACGTGTACGGCTCGCTGGACGAGCTGGAGCGGGACTTCGGCGTACGCCTGACCGACCTGCACCGGCCGGCGGTGGACGACCTCGTCCGCCCCAACCCGGACGACCCGACCGGGAAGTCGATGATGCGCCGGGTGCCCGAGGTGCTGGACTGCTGGTTCGAGTCCGGCTCGATGCCGTTCGCCCAGGTGCACTACCCGTTCGAGAACCGCGAGTGGTTCGAGCACCACTACCCGGGCGACTTCATCGTCGAGTACATCGGACAGACGCGCGGCTGGTTCTACACCATGCACGTGCTGGCCACCGCGCTGTTCGACCGGCCGGCGTTCCGCAACTGCCTGAGCCACGGCATCCTGCTCGGCTCGGACGGGCGCAAGATGTCCAAGAGCCTGCGCAACTACCCGGACGTCTACCACGTGTTCGACTCGTACGGGTCGGACGCGATGCGCTGGATGCTGATGTCCTCACCGGTGCTGCGCGGCGGTGACATGGCGGTCACCGAGACGCTCATCCGGGACGCCGTGCGGCAGGTGCTGCTGCCGCTCTGGAACGTCTGGTACTTCTTCTCGCTCTACGCCAACGCGGACGGGTACACCGCGAAGCGGCGGACCGACTCGACGCACCTGCTCGACCGGTACGTGCTGGCGAAGACGAACGAGCTGGTGTCGACGGTCCAGGGGCAGTTCGACGCGTACGACATCTCGGGCGCCTGCGCCACCGTCCGGTCCTACCTGGACGCGCTGACCAACTGGTACGTGCGCCGGTCCCGGGACCGGTTCTGGGCGGGCGACGCGGACGCGTTCGACACGCTGTGGACGGTGCTGGAGACGCTCTGCCGGGTGGTGGCGCCGCTGGCGCCGCTGACCGCGGAGGAGATCTGGCGCGGCCTCACCGGCGAGCGGTCGGTGCACCTGACCGACTGGCCGTCGGCGGAGGAGTTCCCGGCCGACCACGACCTCGTGGCCGCCATGGACAACGTCCGGGCAGTCGCCTCGGCGGCCCTGTCGCTGCGCAAGGCCAAGGGGCTGCGGGTCCGGTTGCCGCTGTCGAAGCTGACCGTGGCCTCCCCGGTCGCGGCCCAGCTGCGGCCCTTCGCCGACCTGGTCGCCGACGAGGTCAACGTGAAGGCGGTGGAGATCACCGACGAGGTGTCCGCGTACTGCCAGCAGGTGCTGACCGTGGTGCCCCGGGCGCTCGGCCCGCGGGTCGGCAAGTCGGTCCAGCAGGTGATCAAGGCGGTCAAGGCGGGCGAGTGGGAGCTTGTCGACGGCGCCCCGGTCGCCGCCGGGATCACCCTGGCCGAGGGCGAGTACGAGCTGCGCCTCGTCGCGGCCGACGCCGAGCACTCCGCGCCGCTGCCCGGCGGCGAGGGCGTCGTCGTGCTGGACACCGAGGTCACCCCGGAACTGGCCGCCGAGGGGCTGGCCCGGGACGTGGTCCGCGTGGTGCAGCAGGCCCGCCGGGACGCCGACCTCGACGTCTCGGACCGGATCGTGGTGGCCGTCTCCGCCTCGGAGGAGGTCCGCGCGGCGGTCGCCGCGTACACCGACTTCGTGGCCCGGGAGGTCCTGGCCGACACTGTCGACTTCGCGGAGGGCGTCGACGGCTTCGCCGGCGAGGTCGGCGAGGGCGAGCGGGTGACGGTGGCCGTCCGGCGGGTATGA
- a CDS encoding lysophospholipid acyltransferase family protein, whose product MPLLYTIGKLTVAPTLRLAFRPHVEGLEHIPATGGAIFAGNHLSVADELLLGTVVPRHLAFWAKSEYFKGTGVKGAFSKFVLTGLGAIPVERAGGRAALSAFDAAIPVLKAGDLVAVYPEGTRSPDGRLYRGRTGAARLAVAAGVPIIPVGVTGTDKAQPIGTRVPRPGRAQITIRFGKPLDFTGRSDDRTSLREMTDELMAEIQKLTGQEYVPRYAPKRAEPTADPTA is encoded by the coding sequence GTGCCCCTGCTCTACACCATCGGCAAGCTCACCGTGGCGCCCACGCTGCGGTTGGCCTTCCGTCCGCACGTGGAGGGGTTGGAGCACATCCCGGCGACCGGCGGCGCGATCTTCGCGGGCAACCATCTCTCGGTGGCCGACGAACTGCTGCTCGGCACGGTGGTGCCCCGGCACCTGGCCTTCTGGGCCAAGTCGGAGTACTTCAAGGGCACCGGCGTGAAGGGCGCGTTCTCCAAGTTCGTGCTCACCGGGCTGGGCGCCATCCCGGTCGAGCGGGCCGGCGGCCGGGCGGCGCTGTCCGCGTTCGACGCCGCCATCCCGGTGCTCAAGGCCGGCGACCTGGTGGCCGTCTACCCCGAGGGCACCCGCTCGCCCGACGGCCGGCTCTACCGGGGGCGCACCGGCGCCGCGCGGCTGGCCGTGGCGGCCGGCGTGCCGATCATCCCGGTGGGCGTGACCGGCACCGACAAGGCGCAGCCCATCGGCACGCGGGTGCCGCGGCCCGGCCGGGCGCAGATCACCATCCGGTTCGGCAAGCCGCTGGACTTCACCGGCCGGTCGGACGACCGCACGTCGCTGCGGGAGATGACCGACGAGCTGATGGCCGAGATCCAGAAGCTCACCGGCCAGGAGTACGTGCCGCGCTACGCGCCGAAGCGCGCCGAGCCCACCGCCGACCCGACCGCCTGA
- a CDS encoding cryptochrome/photolyase family protein has translation MSRRWLFADQLGPHFLDERKQPVLLIESKAVFRRRVYHRQKAHLILSALRHRAAELGDQAIFLRGETYGQALRTVREPLEVCHPTSRRALEFVRERDGVTVLPARGHVTSLEDFADWADGRRGALRMEAFYRFAREHHGVLMDGREPAGGRWSFDTENREPPPKDGRLGVPAPPMPKEDDIDAEVRADLDRWAREGIRFTGRDGPRRFPATAGEATARLRHFLKHRLAAFGRYEDAMLSTDPWLAHSLLSSSFNLGLLDPVEAVRGAERTYRRQGAPLAAVEGFVRQVMGWRDYIWHTYWYFGKGWGDSNELGARRSLPDWWRDLDADAVGARCLADVLTGVRDRAWVHHIPRLMVLGNYALQRGWRPAELVEWFHTRFVDGYEWVMTGNVVGMSQYADLGRMTTKPYVAGGAYINRMSDYCGGCRYDPRQRLGEDACPFTAGYWAFLARNRSRIPANARMARTMKQLSRLSDLDAVVAQEKRRGSDPP, from the coding sequence ATGTCGCGGCGTTGGCTCTTCGCTGACCAGCTGGGGCCGCACTTCCTCGACGAGCGGAAGCAGCCGGTTCTCCTCATCGAGTCCAAGGCGGTCTTCCGGCGCCGCGTCTACCACCGGCAGAAGGCCCACCTGATCCTCTCCGCGCTGCGGCACCGCGCCGCCGAGCTGGGCGACCAGGCGATCTTTCTGCGCGGCGAGACGTACGGGCAGGCGCTGCGGACGGTCCGCGAGCCGCTGGAGGTCTGCCACCCCACGTCGCGGCGGGCGCTGGAGTTCGTCCGCGAGCGGGACGGTGTGACCGTGCTGCCGGCCCGGGGCCACGTGACCAGCCTGGAGGACTTCGCCGACTGGGCGGACGGCCGGCGGGGCGCGCTGCGCATGGAGGCGTTCTACCGGTTCGCCCGGGAGCACCACGGGGTGCTGATGGACGGCCGCGAGCCGGCCGGCGGCCGGTGGAGCTTCGACACGGAGAACCGCGAGCCGCCGCCGAAGGACGGCCGGCTCGGCGTGCCGGCCCCGCCGATGCCGAAGGAGGACGACATCGACGCGGAGGTCCGGGCCGACCTGGACCGCTGGGCGCGGGAGGGCATCCGGTTCACCGGGCGGGACGGGCCGCGCCGCTTCCCTGCCACTGCCGGGGAGGCCACGGCCCGGCTGCGGCACTTCCTGAAGCACCGGCTCGCCGCGTTCGGCCGGTACGAGGACGCCATGCTCTCCACCGACCCGTGGCTGGCGCACAGCCTGCTGTCGTCCTCGTTCAACCTGGGCCTGCTGGACCCGGTGGAGGCGGTCCGGGGCGCCGAGCGGACGTACCGGCGGCAGGGCGCGCCGCTGGCCGCCGTGGAGGGCTTCGTCCGGCAGGTGATGGGCTGGCGGGACTACATCTGGCACACCTACTGGTACTTCGGGAAGGGCTGGGGGGACAGCAACGAGCTGGGCGCCCGCCGTTCCCTGCCGGACTGGTGGCGCGACCTGGACGCGGACGCGGTCGGCGCGCGCTGCCTCGCCGACGTGCTCACCGGCGTCCGCGACCGGGCCTGGGTGCACCACATCCCGCGGCTCATGGTGCTCGGCAACTACGCCCTCCAGCGCGGCTGGCGCCCGGCGGAGCTGGTCGAGTGGTTCCACACCCGGTTCGTGGACGGCTACGAGTGGGTGATGACCGGCAACGTGGTCGGCATGAGCCAGTACGCCGACCTGGGCCGGATGACCACCAAGCCGTACGTGGCCGGGGGCGCGTACATCAACCGGATGAGCGACTACTGCGGCGGCTGCCGCTACGACCCGCGCCAGCGCCTCGGTGAGGACGCCTGCCCGTTCACCGCCGGCTACTGGGCGTTCCTGGCCCGGAACCGCAGCCGGATCCCGGCGAACGCGCGGATGGCGCGGACCATGAAGCAGCTGAGCCGCCTCAGCGACCTGGACGCGGTGGTGGCCCAGGAGAAGCGGCGCGGCAGCGACCCGCCGTGA